The following proteins are encoded in a genomic region of Synechococcus sp. WH 8016:
- a CDS encoding YciI family protein yields the protein MAWFIKQETFTAAMTSLSAEQRRVHCHDHRRWVQAQRLAGCAMASGFLVDEQHKPGGGGLLVFEAESYEAAKAFIAADPMIARNLVDWTLHEWKPVEGALQA from the coding sequence ATGGCCTGGTTTATCAAGCAGGAAACGTTCACCGCAGCGATGACCTCGTTATCAGCGGAGCAGCGTCGCGTTCATTGCCATGACCATCGCCGTTGGGTTCAAGCTCAACGGCTCGCAGGGTGTGCCATGGCCAGTGGTTTTCTTGTGGATGAGCAACACAAGCCAGGTGGGGGCGGTTTATTGGTCTTCGAGGCTGAAAGCTATGAGGCCGCAAAAGCGTTCATCGCTGCCGATCCGATGATTGCTCGAAACTTGGTGGACTGGACACTGCACGAATGGAAGCCTGTTGAGGGAGCACTTCAGGCTTGA
- the cobJ gene encoding precorrin-3B C(17)-methyltransferase: MTSETPVLNDSSPPTAARRLALGLSSRAWPLLQRLQQCSLTDQLALTPGAAAAIPDLDGTCLVNSAAVLLQQHWQEGGVLIVIGATGAVTRLIAPLLTDKDSDPAVLVLDAKGRRVVPLLGGHQAGAEQLSREVAAALGGEAVLTGDSAVSGRLASDAFGHGWGWKRGGTDANWSQLMKAQARGEATRLIQTMGSTLWQSSSAAQASQLLGPDAETGSAIPTNAIPTRAIPTLEISTSMAHAGACTWHPPLLWLGIGCERETSLNLVERAVSSALEEAGLAESAVAGITSIDRKGDERALQALAQLHHWPFRLHTASALNEVPVPTPSQVVAAEMGTGSVAEAAALLSAGDKARLKLSKRITHANEAERGAVTVAIAESMEAHAPQRGELHLIGSGPGDLALLTPEARSALERCPAWVGYGLYLDLLEPLRRSDQIRLDGQLTMERDRCRQALSLACQGVRVALVSSGDSGIYGMAGLALELWMELPENARPRFAVHPGISALQLAAAKAGAPLMHDFCTVSLSDRLTPWEVIERRLEAAANGDFVVALYNPRSKGRDWQLHRAKDILLTQRPDATPVVIARQLGRQEEHVSFSRLDSLPVDTVDMLTVLVIGNSSSRMEGGRMVTPRGYPGAELS, translated from the coding sequence TTGACCTCCGAAACTCCTGTCCTGAACGACTCGTCTCCTCCGACCGCTGCCCGGCGATTGGCCCTAGGGCTGTCCTCAAGGGCCTGGCCGTTGCTGCAAAGACTTCAGCAATGCAGCCTCACGGATCAACTAGCGCTCACCCCTGGCGCTGCCGCTGCCATTCCTGACCTCGATGGAACGTGTCTGGTGAACTCAGCTGCGGTGTTGCTCCAGCAGCACTGGCAAGAAGGCGGGGTGTTGATCGTGATCGGAGCCACGGGTGCCGTCACCCGTTTGATTGCTCCACTCCTGACCGACAAAGACAGCGACCCTGCCGTCCTGGTGCTCGATGCCAAGGGGCGAAGGGTGGTTCCTTTGCTTGGCGGCCACCAAGCTGGCGCCGAACAATTAAGTAGGGAGGTCGCTGCCGCGCTCGGAGGAGAAGCGGTTCTAACCGGAGACAGTGCGGTTTCAGGCCGTCTTGCAAGCGATGCATTCGGACATGGTTGGGGATGGAAACGTGGCGGAACAGACGCCAACTGGAGCCAACTGATGAAGGCCCAGGCGCGTGGAGAGGCCACCCGTCTGATCCAAACAATGGGGAGCACGCTGTGGCAGAGCAGTTCGGCAGCGCAAGCCAGCCAGCTTCTCGGCCCCGATGCCGAAACAGGCAGTGCCATCCCAACGAATGCCATACCAACGCGTGCCATACCAACGTTGGAGATCAGCACATCGATGGCCCATGCAGGGGCTTGCACGTGGCACCCACCACTGCTTTGGCTTGGGATTGGCTGCGAACGAGAGACGAGTTTGAACCTTGTCGAGCGCGCCGTAAGCAGCGCCCTCGAGGAGGCGGGCCTGGCCGAAAGCGCCGTTGCAGGCATCACCAGCATCGATCGCAAGGGCGATGAACGGGCGCTCCAAGCGCTCGCACAGCTTCACCATTGGCCCTTCCGATTGCACACCGCATCAGCCTTGAATGAGGTGCCGGTGCCAACCCCATCCCAGGTGGTTGCTGCAGAAATGGGGACCGGATCCGTTGCAGAAGCGGCGGCATTGCTGAGTGCTGGAGACAAAGCACGACTCAAACTGAGCAAACGGATCACCCACGCCAACGAGGCTGAACGTGGCGCTGTCACCGTGGCGATTGCCGAGAGCATGGAGGCCCATGCACCGCAACGGGGCGAACTCCATCTGATCGGCAGTGGTCCAGGTGATCTAGCCCTGCTCACTCCTGAAGCCCGCAGTGCCCTGGAGCGCTGTCCTGCCTGGGTGGGATACGGGCTCTACCTCGACTTACTTGAACCGCTGCGCCGTTCGGATCAGATCCGGCTGGATGGGCAACTCACCATGGAGAGAGACCGCTGCCGGCAAGCGCTGAGTCTTGCTTGCCAGGGTGTTCGCGTGGCGTTGGTGTCGTCTGGCGACAGCGGGATTTATGGAATGGCAGGGCTCGCTCTTGAGCTCTGGATGGAGCTACCAGAAAACGCACGACCTCGCTTTGCCGTGCATCCGGGAATCTCTGCACTGCAGCTTGCAGCGGCAAAAGCTGGAGCGCCGCTGATGCATGACTTCTGCACTGTGAGCCTTAGCGATCGGCTCACCCCATGGGAGGTGATTGAACGACGGCTGGAAGCAGCTGCCAACGGTGATTTCGTCGTTGCGCTCTACAACCCCCGCTCCAAAGGACGCGATTGGCAGCTGCACCGTGCCAAGGACATCCTGCTAACGCAACGCCCCGACGCCACACCTGTTGTGATCGCAAGGCAATTAGGTCGACAAGAGGAACACGTGTCGTTCTCTCGGCTCGACAGCTTGCCCGTGGACACCGTTGACATGCTGACCGTTTTGGTCATCGGCAACAGCAGTAGCAGAATGGAAGGGGGCCGAATGGTGACTCCGCGCGGCTACCCAGGCGCAGAACTCAGTTGA
- the lipA gene encoding lipoyl synthase codes for MQKPDWLRVKAPQRERIGEVADLLLDLKLNTVCQEASCPNIGECFAGGTATFLIMGPGCTRACPYCDIDFDKSVRALDPTEPQRLGEAVSRLGLKHVVITSVNRDDLEDGGASQFVACIEQVKQHSPLTTIELLIPDFCGNWDALATVMEASPHVLNHNIETVPRLYRQARPQGIYERSLELLKRVRDGWPRSYSKSGLMVGLGESDAEVIEVLRNLREHRVDIVTIGQYLSPGPKHLSVDRFVTPEQFESYRLKGEQELGFLQVVSTPLTRSSYHAGEVQRLMATYPR; via the coding sequence ATTCAGAAACCTGACTGGTTGCGCGTCAAAGCCCCCCAGCGCGAGCGCATTGGCGAGGTAGCCGACCTGCTGCTGGACCTCAAGCTGAACACCGTTTGCCAGGAGGCAAGCTGCCCAAATATCGGCGAATGCTTTGCCGGAGGAACCGCAACGTTCCTGATCATGGGGCCCGGCTGCACCCGCGCCTGTCCCTACTGCGACATCGACTTCGACAAGAGCGTCCGAGCACTCGACCCAACCGAACCGCAACGGCTCGGGGAGGCGGTCTCCAGGCTTGGGCTCAAACACGTGGTGATCACGTCCGTGAACCGCGACGACCTGGAAGACGGAGGGGCGTCGCAGTTCGTGGCTTGCATCGAGCAGGTGAAGCAACACTCGCCGCTCACCACAATTGAGCTGCTCATTCCCGATTTCTGTGGCAATTGGGATGCGCTAGCCACGGTGATGGAGGCATCACCGCATGTGCTCAATCACAACATTGAGACGGTGCCGCGGCTATATCGCCAAGCGCGTCCGCAGGGGATCTATGAGCGCTCCTTGGAACTCCTCAAACGGGTTCGCGATGGCTGGCCACGGTCTTACAGCAAGTCGGGATTGATGGTGGGCCTTGGCGAGAGCGACGCGGAAGTGATCGAGGTGCTTCGCAATTTAAGAGAACACCGAGTTGACATCGTCACCATCGGCCAATACTTGTCACCAGGCCCCAAACACCTGAGCGTGGACCGGTTTGTGACTCCAGAGCAGTTCGAGAGCTACCGCCTCAAGGGAGAACAAGAGCTTGGATTCCTCCAAGTGGTCAGCACTCCGCTCACCCGCAGTAGCTACCACGCCGGTGAGGTCCAACGATTGATGGCCACGTACCCGCGCTAA
- the psaA gene encoding photosystem I core protein PsaA, with product MTISPPERGSTAKSQVEKVDNPATFELFGKPGHFDRALAKGPKTTTWVWNLHANAHDFDSHTSDLEEVSRKIFSAHFGHLAVIFIWLSGAFFHGARFSNFSGWLADPTHVKPSAQVVWPVFGQEILNGDMGAGFQGIQITSGLFHVWRAWGITNETQLMSLAIGALVMAGLMLNAGVFHYHKAAPKLEWFQNVESMLNHHLAGLLGLGSLSWTGHLLHVSLPTTKLMDAIDAGQPLVLNGKTIASVADIPLPHEFFNQDLIAQLYPGFGAGIGAFFSGDWAAYSDFLTFKGGINPVTGSMWMSDIAHHHLAIAVLFIVAGHMYRTNWGIGHSIKEILEGQKGDPLLFPATNGHDGLFEFMTTSWHAQLGVNLAMLGSLSIIVAQHMYAMPPYPYMAIDYPTQIGLFTHHMWIGGFLIVGAAAHAAIAMIRDYDPAKHVDNVLDRVLKARDALISHLNWVCIWLGFHSFGLYIHNDTMRALGRPQDMFSDSAIQLKPVFAQWIQGLHAGAAGSTAPNALAGVSEVFNGSTIAVGGKVAAAAIPLGTADFMVHHIHAFTIHVTVLILLKGVLYARSSRLVPDKANLGFRFPCDGPGRGGTCQVSAWDHVFLGLFWMYNSLSIVIFHFSWKMQSDVWGTVNADGSVQHITNGNFANSAITINGWLRDFLWAQAAQVINSYGSNTSAYGLMFLGAHFVWAFSLMFLFSGRGYWQELIESIVWAHNKLKVAPAIQPRALSITQGRAVGVAHYLLGGIATTWAFFHAHILVVG from the coding sequence ATGACCATCAGCCCACCAGAGCGTGGGAGCACCGCGAAGAGCCAAGTCGAAAAGGTTGACAATCCAGCAACCTTTGAATTGTTCGGCAAGCCCGGACATTTCGACCGAGCTCTCGCGAAAGGCCCCAAGACCACAACATGGGTCTGGAACCTCCACGCCAACGCTCACGATTTCGATAGCCACACGAGTGACCTTGAAGAGGTTTCTCGGAAGATCTTTAGTGCTCACTTCGGCCATTTGGCCGTGATCTTCATCTGGCTAAGCGGCGCTTTCTTCCACGGAGCCCGCTTTTCCAACTTCTCCGGCTGGCTCGCCGATCCCACCCACGTGAAGCCAAGTGCTCAGGTGGTGTGGCCCGTGTTTGGCCAGGAGATTCTCAACGGTGATATGGGTGCCGGTTTCCAAGGCATTCAGATCACATCTGGCCTCTTTCACGTCTGGCGTGCATGGGGCATCACCAACGAGACCCAGCTGATGTCGCTTGCCATCGGCGCTCTGGTGATGGCCGGTCTCATGCTGAATGCCGGTGTTTTCCACTATCACAAGGCAGCTCCCAAGCTCGAGTGGTTCCAGAACGTTGAGTCGATGCTCAACCACCACTTGGCAGGTTTGCTTGGTCTCGGTTCCCTTTCCTGGACCGGGCACCTTCTGCATGTGTCTCTGCCGACCACCAAGTTGATGGATGCCATCGACGCCGGCCAGCCGCTGGTGCTCAATGGCAAAACCATTGCTTCTGTCGCAGACATTCCACTGCCACACGAATTCTTTAATCAGGATTTGATCGCGCAGCTCTATCCAGGATTTGGTGCCGGTATTGGCGCCTTCTTCTCTGGTGATTGGGCTGCATACAGCGACTTCCTGACCTTTAAAGGTGGAATTAATCCAGTTACCGGAAGCATGTGGATGAGCGATATCGCTCATCACCACCTAGCCATCGCGGTGTTGTTCATCGTGGCTGGTCACATGTACCGCACGAACTGGGGCATTGGGCACTCCATCAAGGAGATCCTCGAAGGTCAGAAGGGTGATCCCCTTCTATTCCCTGCAACCAATGGGCACGACGGACTCTTTGAGTTCATGACGACCTCTTGGCATGCTCAGTTGGGAGTCAATCTGGCCATGCTCGGTTCGCTGAGCATCATCGTGGCCCAGCACATGTATGCGATGCCTCCGTATCCATACATGGCGATTGATTATCCGACTCAGATCGGACTGTTCACCCACCACATGTGGATCGGTGGCTTCCTAATCGTTGGCGCTGCTGCTCACGCCGCAATCGCCATGATCCGCGATTACGACCCTGCCAAGCATGTGGATAACGTGCTCGATCGCGTGCTCAAAGCTCGCGATGCCCTGATCAGCCACCTCAACTGGGTGTGCATCTGGTTGGGCTTCCATAGCTTTGGCCTCTACATCCACAACGACACCATGCGTGCTCTGGGCCGTCCCCAGGACATGTTTAGTGATTCAGCGATTCAGCTGAAGCCTGTGTTCGCTCAGTGGATTCAGGGTTTGCATGCCGGAGCTGCCGGTAGCACCGCTCCCAACGCACTTGCTGGCGTGAGTGAGGTGTTCAACGGCTCCACGATTGCCGTTGGTGGCAAGGTTGCTGCAGCAGCGATTCCTCTTGGGACCGCTGACTTCATGGTGCACCACATCCACGCATTCACGATTCACGTGACTGTGTTGATCCTTCTCAAAGGTGTGCTCTATGCCCGTAGCTCCCGCCTCGTTCCAGATAAAGCAAACCTGGGCTTCCGCTTCCCTTGCGACGGACCTGGCCGAGGTGGCACCTGTCAGGTGTCTGCTTGGGACCATGTGTTCCTAGGCCTGTTCTGGATGTATAACTCCCTCTCCATCGTGATTTTCCACTTCAGCTGGAAGATGCAAAGCGATGTTTGGGGAACCGTGAATGCTGATGGCAGTGTCCAACACATCACGAATGGCAATTTTGCCAACAGTGCAATCACCATTAATGGCTGGCTGCGTGACTTCTTGTGGGCCCAGGCCGCGCAGGTGATCAACAGCTACGGCTCGAACACCAGTGCCTATGGCCTGATGTTCCTTGGTGCTCACTTCGTCTGGGCCTTCAGCTTGATGTTCTTGTTCAGTGGCCGCGGCTATTGGCAGGAATTGATTGAGTCCATCGTTTGGGCTCACAACAAGCTGAAGGTGGCACCTGCCATCCAGCCCCGTGCACTCTCAATCACCCAGGGCCGTGCCGTGGGTGTCGCTCATTACCTCTTGGGCGGCATCGCGACCACATGGGCCTTCTTCCACGCCCACATCCTTGTGGTCGGCTGA
- the gltB gene encoding glutamate synthase large subunit codes for MTQLTGSDWPYCDSSAPAAIAAEKDACGVGFLAQLQGERSHWVLQQALRGLGCMEHRGGCGGDGDSGDGAGVLCEIPWDYVRAIWPEAVNANGLGMMFLPKDPSRRAEVQRFCDQEAQALGLTSVGWREVPVDSAVLGPLARETAPVIEQWLVHSAVDADALESLLLRLRRRVGARVRQEFGAEGARDFYVASLSGRTVVYKGMVRSEVLAQYYADLRDPRFAVSFAVYHRRFSTNTLPRWPLAQPMRLLGHNGEINTLLGNLNWAKASEAGLEDVWAEAAADLIPVVNPDFSDSANLDATLELMVRSGRSITDSLITLVPEAFRNQPDLDSRPDVTAMYEFNAGIQEPWDGPALLVFADGKRVGATLDRNGLRPARWCTTADGFVIMGSETGVVDLSGKTVVEKGRLGPGQMVAVDLERGELLTNWAVKEDAAKRFPYGDWLKQHRRSVSAQPWTQDCQISELDLLRLQTAMGFTAEDLDLVIEDMAGLGKEPTYCMGDDIPLAVLSDKPHLLYDYFKQRFAQVTNPPIDPLREKLVMSLEMHLGQRRPAVKPQAEAAALIHLDTPVLNEAELAALSNQGLAVRSLSTQVEVEACAGGLQSAVDALCLKAEEAVRKGAQVLVLSDRVNADEQPAELMATTVAMPALLAVGAVHHHLLRQKLRLHCSLVSETAQCWSTHHMACLIGYGASAVCPWLTWETTRHWLAHPKTQKRIEQGKLQALDPGKAQDNVRLSLENGLRKILSKIGISLLASYHGAQIFEAIGLGADVIQKAFAGTTSRVAGMTLQELANETLSLHAKAFPELNRSKLEFMGFVQYRTGGEYHLNSPEMSKALHSAVKAGPGYDHFSTYKTLLENRPLTALRDLLEFKLAATPLPLDQVESAESLCTRFCTGGMSLGALSREAHEVLAVAMNRIGGKSNSGEGGEDPIRFQVLDDVDGDGRSSSFPSIGGLRNGDTACSAIKQIASGRFGVTAEYLRSGKQLEIKVAQGAKPGEGGQLPGPKVDEYIAGLRNSKPGVALISPPPHHDIYSIEDLAQLIHDLHQVHPKAPVSVKLVAEIGIGTIAAGVAKANADVIQISGHDGGTGASPLSSIKHAGSPWELGLTEVHRSLLENGLRDRVLLRADGGLKTGWDVVVAALLGAEEYGFGSVAMIAEGCIMARVCHTNNCPVGVATQKEALRKRFTGVPEHVVNFFWYVAEEVRQLMSVLGVARLEDLIGRSDLLQPRSVELEKTKCVDLSSLLAPVGDANDRSWLKHSPEAHGNGPILEDDLLADADFMAAVENHGSLSREIEIVNTDRSVGARLAGEMAQRHGNRGFKGQLNLNFRGAAGQSFAAFLVQGMTMRLEGEANDYVGKGMNSGRITLVPDDGVANPGDQVILGNTCLYGATGGELFAHGRAGERFGVRNSGARAVVEGAGDHCCEYMTGGVIVVLGSTGRNVGAGMTGGVAFLLDEAGGVQARVNPEIVEVVSITTPQQESLLKSLLEAHLNTTASEKANALLADWTNAKSSFKLLVPPSERAAMGLEAREVVAA; via the coding sequence ATGACCCAACTCACCGGTTCCGATTGGCCCTATTGCGACAGCAGTGCACCTGCTGCGATTGCCGCGGAGAAGGACGCCTGTGGTGTTGGTTTTCTTGCACAACTTCAGGGTGAGCGCAGTCATTGGGTGCTTCAGCAGGCCCTGCGTGGGTTGGGTTGCATGGAGCACAGAGGTGGCTGTGGAGGCGATGGTGATTCCGGAGACGGGGCAGGAGTCCTATGCGAAATCCCTTGGGATTACGTGAGAGCCATTTGGCCAGAAGCCGTGAACGCCAACGGTCTCGGCATGATGTTTCTGCCAAAAGATCCCAGCCGCCGTGCCGAAGTGCAGCGATTCTGCGATCAAGAGGCGCAGGCCCTTGGCCTGACCTCCGTGGGATGGCGTGAGGTTCCGGTCGACTCAGCCGTGCTCGGTCCGCTGGCGCGTGAGACGGCACCTGTCATCGAACAGTGGTTGGTTCACAGCGCTGTTGATGCAGATGCCCTGGAATCGTTGCTGTTGCGTCTGCGCCGTCGTGTTGGTGCCAGGGTCCGGCAGGAATTTGGCGCCGAGGGCGCTCGCGACTTCTATGTCGCGTCTCTCAGTGGCAGGACTGTTGTCTACAAGGGGATGGTCCGCTCCGAGGTTCTCGCCCAGTACTACGCCGATCTGCGTGACCCTCGCTTTGCTGTGAGTTTTGCGGTGTATCACCGACGTTTCAGCACCAATACGCTTCCCCGCTGGCCGTTGGCACAGCCGATGCGCCTCTTAGGTCACAACGGAGAGATCAATACCCTGCTGGGCAACCTCAACTGGGCTAAGGCCTCAGAAGCTGGCCTCGAAGACGTGTGGGCTGAAGCCGCCGCCGACTTGATACCCGTTGTGAACCCTGACTTCAGCGACTCGGCCAATCTCGATGCCACTCTTGAGCTGATGGTGCGCAGTGGACGGTCCATCACCGACAGCTTGATCACGTTGGTGCCGGAAGCCTTCCGAAATCAGCCCGACCTTGACAGCCGTCCTGATGTCACGGCGATGTACGAATTCAATGCCGGGATTCAAGAGCCATGGGATGGCCCGGCGTTGTTGGTATTTGCCGATGGGAAGCGCGTGGGAGCGACCTTGGATCGCAATGGGCTCAGGCCTGCTCGGTGGTGCACAACGGCGGATGGCTTCGTCATCATGGGCTCTGAGACCGGAGTGGTGGATCTCAGCGGAAAGACAGTGGTTGAGAAAGGGCGTTTAGGTCCAGGCCAAATGGTGGCCGTTGATCTTGAGCGCGGAGAGCTGTTGACCAATTGGGCGGTGAAGGAAGACGCCGCAAAACGCTTCCCTTATGGCGATTGGTTGAAGCAGCATCGCCGCTCGGTTTCGGCTCAGCCCTGGACTCAGGACTGCCAAATCAGTGAGCTTGATTTGCTGCGTTTGCAGACGGCGATGGGCTTCACCGCAGAAGATCTTGATCTTGTGATTGAGGACATGGCAGGTCTTGGCAAGGAGCCCACCTACTGCATGGGAGACGACATCCCTTTGGCGGTGCTCTCCGACAAGCCCCACCTTCTGTACGACTATTTCAAGCAGCGCTTTGCGCAAGTGACCAATCCACCGATTGATCCCTTGCGCGAAAAATTGGTGATGAGCTTGGAGATGCACTTGGGGCAGAGGCGCCCTGCAGTGAAGCCCCAGGCAGAGGCCGCGGCCTTGATTCACCTCGACACGCCCGTGCTCAATGAGGCGGAGCTGGCTGCTCTGTCGAACCAAGGACTCGCGGTGCGATCCCTCTCCACCCAGGTTGAAGTGGAGGCGTGTGCCGGGGGACTTCAGTCAGCCGTGGATGCTCTCTGCTTGAAAGCAGAAGAGGCGGTCCGTAAGGGCGCTCAGGTGTTGGTTCTGTCGGACCGCGTGAATGCTGATGAACAGCCTGCGGAGCTCATGGCCACCACGGTGGCGATGCCTGCTCTGTTGGCGGTGGGCGCGGTGCACCACCATCTCTTGCGCCAGAAATTGAGACTCCATTGTTCGCTGGTTTCGGAGACCGCTCAGTGTTGGAGCACCCATCACATGGCCTGCTTAATCGGTTACGGAGCTAGTGCTGTTTGTCCATGGCTCACCTGGGAGACCACGCGCCATTGGCTCGCCCATCCCAAGACGCAGAAGCGGATCGAACAAGGCAAGCTGCAAGCCTTGGACCCAGGCAAGGCCCAGGACAATGTGCGCTTGTCTTTGGAGAATGGTCTCCGAAAGATTCTCTCCAAAATCGGGATTTCGCTCCTGGCGAGCTATCACGGAGCTCAAATTTTTGAGGCCATCGGTCTTGGGGCCGACGTGATTCAAAAGGCTTTCGCAGGGACGACGAGCCGAGTGGCTGGAATGACGCTTCAAGAGCTTGCCAATGAGACGCTTTCGCTGCATGCCAAGGCTTTCCCTGAGCTGAATCGCAGCAAGCTTGAGTTCATGGGTTTTGTGCAATACCGCACCGGTGGTGAATACCACCTCAATAGCCCTGAGATGTCGAAGGCTCTGCACAGTGCCGTCAAAGCTGGTCCTGGATACGACCATTTCTCCACTTACAAAACCCTGTTGGAAAACAGGCCTCTAACGGCCCTTCGCGATTTGCTCGAGTTCAAGCTGGCTGCAACGCCTTTGCCGCTCGACCAGGTGGAGAGTGCAGAAAGCCTGTGCACCCGTTTTTGTACGGGTGGCATGAGCCTGGGAGCTCTCTCAAGAGAAGCCCATGAGGTTCTAGCCGTGGCGATGAACCGTATTGGCGGAAAGAGCAATAGCGGTGAGGGTGGTGAGGACCCGATTCGTTTTCAGGTTCTTGATGATGTGGATGGAGACGGTCGGTCATCGTCTTTCCCCAGCATCGGTGGGCTGAGAAATGGTGACACCGCCTGCTCAGCGATTAAGCAGATTGCCTCCGGCCGGTTCGGGGTGACAGCCGAATATTTGCGCAGCGGGAAGCAACTTGAGATCAAGGTGGCGCAGGGGGCTAAGCCTGGTGAAGGTGGCCAACTGCCTGGACCAAAGGTGGATGAGTACATCGCTGGGCTGCGCAACAGCAAGCCTGGTGTGGCGTTGATTTCACCTCCGCCCCACCACGACATCTATTCCATTGAGGATCTCGCCCAGCTCATCCATGATCTCCACCAGGTGCATCCGAAAGCCCCTGTCAGTGTCAAGTTGGTGGCTGAGATTGGGATCGGTACGATTGCCGCCGGTGTGGCGAAGGCCAATGCCGATGTGATCCAGATCTCGGGTCACGATGGCGGCACGGGGGCATCGCCGCTGAGCTCGATCAAGCACGCGGGCAGTCCCTGGGAGCTAGGTCTTACAGAAGTGCATCGGTCTTTGTTGGAGAACGGATTGCGTGATCGCGTCTTGCTCCGTGCCGATGGCGGTCTCAAGACCGGCTGGGATGTGGTCGTCGCTGCTCTGCTCGGTGCAGAAGAGTATGGATTTGGGTCTGTGGCGATGATTGCCGAGGGCTGCATCATGGCCCGCGTTTGTCACACCAATAACTGCCCCGTGGGGGTGGCCACTCAGAAAGAAGCGCTACGCAAACGCTTCACCGGTGTGCCCGAGCACGTCGTGAACTTCTTTTGGTACGTGGCGGAAGAGGTTCGTCAGTTGATGAGTGTCTTAGGAGTTGCTCGTCTTGAGGATCTGATTGGACGCAGCGATCTGCTTCAGCCCCGTTCCGTTGAGCTTGAAAAGACCAAATGCGTGGATCTCTCCAGCTTGTTGGCTCCCGTGGGAGACGCCAACGACCGCTCCTGGCTCAAGCACAGCCCTGAAGCCCATGGGAATGGTCCGATTCTTGAAGATGATCTCCTTGCTGATGCCGACTTCATGGCTGCTGTCGAGAACCATGGTTCTCTCAGCCGCGAGATCGAGATCGTTAATACCGATCGCAGTGTTGGTGCACGACTCGCCGGAGAAATGGCGCAACGCCATGGCAATCGTGGCTTTAAAGGCCAGTTGAATCTGAACTTCCGGGGCGCTGCCGGCCAGAGCTTTGCGGCATTCCTTGTCCAAGGCATGACGATGCGTCTGGAGGGTGAAGCCAACGACTACGTGGGGAAAGGCATGAACAGTGGTCGGATCACGCTTGTTCCGGATGATGGTGTCGCCAACCCTGGCGATCAGGTGATTCTTGGTAACACCTGCTTGTACGGAGCCACAGGTGGTGAGCTTTTTGCCCATGGTCGGGCTGGAGAACGCTTCGGCGTTCGCAACAGCGGAGCGCGTGCCGTGGTGGAAGGCGCCGGGGATCACTGTTGCGAGTACATGACCGGAGGCGTGATTGTGGTTTTAGGCAGCACCGGTCGGAATGTCGGTGCCGGTATGACCGGTGGTGTGGCGTTCCTGTTGGATGAAGCGGGCGGTGTCCAGGCCCGCGTGAATCCTGAAATTGTTGAGGTGGTCAGCATCACGACTCCCCAGCAGGAGTCCTTGCTGAAATCACTCCTTGAGGCTCATCTGAACACCACCGCCAGTGAGAAGGCCAATGCTTTGCTTGCGGATTGGACCAACGCCAAGTCGTCGTTCAAGTTGTTGGTGCCCCCCAGTGAGCGGGCAGCGATGGGGCTTGAAGCGCGTGAGGTGGTTGCCGCCTAA